AGCTTTGTTAGTTTTTCGTTAGTTTTGCTACACAGCTTGGATTCATAGTGTAGTAACTACACAAGATAGTTAGCCAATCGGTTGACTAGATTATCAACTAAAGCAAAGACAAGCTTACGGCAGCAATTTTAGCTTACGTTAGCTAGTTAAATCTCCAGTGGTGTTTGTAGTACTTGTTCTTCCTCACTCCCTATAAAGTTAGGCTGTGTCTTGTTCCACTGATGTATTTGTAGGTGAGTAAATGGTCTATTATATgctaacaataaaaataattagtCGTAAGTTAgataaactagctagctatttagCTAGCTTAAACGGTTAAGCACTACTGGTTTACAGGGCTTGGACAGTATGAAGATTATGCTGGTAACTAGTTAACGCTGAACAACCTGTATTAGGTAATGTTGTTCATATGTTGCAATTCTGCTTGGCATAGCCCCCCATATCCATCGTGTGATCGTCAAGGCAGGGAACCCATGGCGCATTCGGTGGAGACGTTCCAGACCCACCTCACCTCTGTCATGGACAGTTTGATCCGAGCGTCGGTGTGCGAGATCACCAAACTGTTCCAGGACACGGTGAACGACTATCTGGTGGAAATATCTCTGAACAGGAAGGAAATGGAGGCTCTGAAACTCCGACTCCGACTTACGGAGAACCAACTGAGGAATGAACGCAAGTACGGGATGGGGTGGGCAGAGAATCGCCGCAATGCTGGTTTGATACTGCCTGAGGACGGTGGGCGGAAAAAGCGGAAAATTGAAGTGCCCCGTAAGTGTTCATATTTAGTAAGTACAGCTACAAAAGCATCACACACCATACAGTAGTTGGTTACTTATTTATATTGCGCTCTtcttatgtatgtgtgtgtatatatatatactggtaCAGGATATGTTTAACTGACATTAGACATCTTAGTCATCATATAATTGCATATCAATTCAACATAAGTTATATGCTTGGGTGCCATTAAGTAAAAAGCCTGTAATGCTTGTGTGAAGAGGTACTTGTTATGTTGGAAGCCATCAGGTAGAAGCTGAGCCGATTCTCTGTTCTgtcctcccctctgctcctcctctccctcccccacctcctctccgTGTTCTTTCTGTCCTTCACCTCCCCCACTCCGATCTTttctattcctccctccctctgctctccttcaTTAtgccctctcctccccacccccaACTCCCCCACAcgtctcttctccctccctcccctactCTCCTTCGTCTCGCCCTcgccaccccctcctcccccacttCTCGTgctgctctccttcctctcGTCACACCCGCCCCCTCCGCTCCCCTTCACGTTCTCTCCCACCgcttcctccccctccctttgcGCTCCCTACTCCGCCTCCTCTCTCCGATGTGCTTTCTCCCTTCCCCCAACTCCTCCACTTGTCACTGCTTCTCTCCTTCATGCTCTTTCCATccgctccctcctcctccccatcctGCTCTCCTTCAACacgctctttccctctcccttcccccaACTCCTCCACTTgtcaccacccccccccctcatgcTCCCCCTCctcacactctctcccttttccctccTCCCCTTCATTCCTGCTCTCTGCCatccctcctccttttcctgctTCCTTTATCTCCcttcccccacctcctccactTCAATCaccactccctctcctctctccttcatgctcctaccctccctccccctcttcctctcgcCCCCTCCTCTACAGAAGCAAAGCAGAAGCTGGGCCTTGCCTTTGGAGGCGCGTGGGAGGAAGGAGGAGCACCAGCTGGGGTGGTAGCGGGGGGAGGCTGGAAGGAGGCACGCGAGAAGTACCTCATCCACTTCCctggggaggaagaggaacaaGGAGATCTattggaggaggatgaggaggagggctGTGTTtcaagagagggggaggaagcgGCCAACATCAAAGAGGAGGTGAGCGAGACGAGGAGCCAGAATGTGGTGCACACAGTGTCAGAGCATCAAGGAGAAGTAGTTCATAAGAACAACAGGGTGGTGCGTGTGTCCTACCAAGGAGGACTGTGTTTATTTACAGTTTCTACAtccaatgtatttgtttttgatgaatTACTCTCTGCCTAGTACACCAGTCTTAGAAGTGTACATTCTGTTAACATACTGTGTGCTTTAAGCAAGTTGATGTCTCGTGTTGCCAAAGCAGAACAACTGcagaataacttttttttttttttttttaaatccacctCATCCAAAACAGACTGTTTAAGAAATGCTGTGGAGAATGACATGCTCCTGAAGAGGATGAGCAGGCCTATCAGAGGTCTGGGGAAGTACAAGCTGGCCAACCAGCAGTCTATatgcatgatttttttttccattctaACTCAGaaaagtgtatttttttaaattacttgGTTAACAGTTTTTGGGGAGGAATATAATTTCACTCATCAGCTAATAATGGGTAACCTTTAATAAAACTATGAAGACACTGGACAGTATATCTGATATGTACCTAGTTTCATCTTGAAGAATAAATGCCTCGTAAGCTTCAACCCCACCAGAAAGAAATGCAGGAAGCGTTCTTTATCGTCAAgagtatatttaaataaagactTTAGCCTCAAAGTTAAAACAATACTTTGGTGCTGGTGATGCATCCACAACTCTTCCAGTGAGTTTCAGAGTGGTACCCCTGAATGACGTGTCGGTGATGTGACTGcctcgcagtttgttgcatcaTTGCAAcgttaaatgtaatttaattgtgTTAAAACTCTCTGGTGACTCTTTGTGATGACTTGGGCGCCTATTAGCTCAATCAAGTTAGAAGATCAGGGATTGCATTGTCTCTGGTCTATGCTCCCACTTGATAAGCGCCAAAGTGGTATTGGATGTGCTTCGCAGGATGCATATCTCGACTTCGACTGTCCCACGTACGCTCAGCTTTTGAATTAATGGCACAGGGCTTGGATCACATATTGGATATCGTATAATCTGAGGATGCTAAtctcaaaacaaaaatgtcagagTAGTTAGACTTCCCTTTCCCTCAGCTTGGGGTAGTCCAGTTTGTTATAGTTTCATTGCCACCTTAAATGGCTGTGTTCTGCCACGGTGACAGCATTGCTCTGGTGGGCACTGGTGCGGGTGTAGCTCAAATAGGATgaatcaccactgggatgccattcgggggcggagtcactggcttgttgttgtctctctgttgcacacttttgtgcaattgggctgtactctgctggcaatacttgtcctttactctgctggcaatacttggccttcatgcagggtggttgcggttggtgggtgtccctttggttgatgcttggcaatgtgggtgtattgatttcctgcctgttgggccctgtccgaggCCTACCCCCAGATAGGGAcacagtcaccggacccccctgtctcagccccaagatcttacgctgctatattattgtgctgggggagtagggcaAGTTCTCCTTTTCCAtaataaatccttgtagatataaggaatgcattttctaaattttccctgtctcctgccgttttaagcgtaggaggacatgaggtcctggcccacacctgaggggtacctggcttgaaagacccgttgctgtccctgtccaaagtcctcctggttgtgttgcagatcaagacgataactgacgatttcagctgccactgtgctgacacctccccctcccccgtgttgtccctttccttgtccatctggtcatgcttccgacctggactaagtatAAATAgactggactcagcccacatgcatttattaattattacaatttgtactcttattATGTTCAccctgcacagccagaagaggactggtcacccctctgagcctgggtcctctgtttcttcctaaatgttggccttcttagggagtttttcctagccactgaaattcaacactactgttgtttgctccttggggtttaaaacCAGGTGTTTTATgaaagcacttggtgacaactgctgatgtaaaaagggcttcataaatacattttattgattgaatgTGGGACGCAACATGTCAGTGTAATTTCAGGACACCGTTGGTCTTCCGTGTCGGGGAGAATGGCATCTAAGCCACCATACAGATTACGTTTGTGCAATAACAAAATGTCTAACCGTTCCGTTTGCAGGATGCCCAAGGAAATGCATGAAGTTCTTCATGTTGCCACTATGCACAGAAACTGTGTGGTGGCGGCCTCTGCTTTGTGTTAATGTGTAGCGTGTTGGGCTGTAATGGTGGGTGATGTAGTCTCTCTTTGGTCTGTCTGTAGTCCGGCGACATGATGGAAGGGGGTTATCAGCCGGCGTCGCTGCGGCTCATCAAAGAGGCCCTGAAGATGGACCCGCCCAACCAGAACCGCCATACAGGATCAAGAACCCATAGCGAAGGTGCTGACTACTGACACTCGCTCCAAATAGATCTCCTGTAGAGAATAGACTTCAATGTCTTTGTCTTGTGTTACTCTGTACCAGTACTGGTCCTCTAATAGTGTCCTCCCCTGCTTGTCTCTTCCCTACAGGAGACATGGAGCTCAGCCCTGTGGCCCGAGAGGCCCTGAAGCGTCCCCCAGGCATGAGGCCCGATGAGGGGGGTGAGGAGTGGGATGTGGGGACCCCTCCAACGGAAGTGTCAGAGGGCGGGCTGAGTGTGGAGGACCTGAGTGGGTTGGAGACGGCCCtgagggcagagagagggcgagagcaGGCTGCCCTGCGGCTCCCCCTGGCATCCAACCATGGTTCCATGACCCCCGACCCAGAGGTTGTGGCAGGCAGCAAGTTCAGCCTGGGTCAGAAGTACATCGGTCTGGACGGGTTGGAACAGGAGGGTGAGCTGGGGAGTCCCAGAACCTCAGAGAGGGTGGCCCGTCTGAATGAAGAGAGGGTGGCCCGTCTGAATGAAGGTCAGAGGGCACTGCCCGGGCTGGCTGGCGGAGATCTGCTGCCGCGCTGCCCGAAGAAGCCCAAGGACAgcgaggggaggggggagcagGGGTGCTCCGACGAGGGCCCGCACCACCTGTCTGCCCCGGGCAGCGTGGACGACAGCGGCGAGGAGGAGACGGGGGACCTGGTGCATTTCTGCACGCAGTGCGGCGGGGGCTTCGCCAACGAGGCCGAGTTGGAGGACCACCCCTGCCCCCTGGGCGACGCCCACCTGCAGGGAGGCGGGGTGCAGGACACACCATTCCCCTGCGCCTCGTGCGGCCACGCCTTCAGCCACGCCTGGGCCCTGAAGAACCACGAGTGCGTGTGCGCGGCCGAGCGGCCACACCGCTGCGAGCTCTGCGGCAAGGGCTTCACTCACTCGCGCTCGCTAGAGCGCCACCAGGTGGTCCACACTGGCGAGAGGCCGCACCAGTGCCAGCAGTGCGGGCGGAGCTTCAGTCGCCTGGGCAACCTGGAAAGGCACCTGCGGATCCACACGGGCGAGCGTCCGTACGGCTGCGACGCCTGCGGGAAGCGCTTCAGCAGGGTGGAGTACCTGAAGAGGCACCAGCTGATCCACAGCGGGGACCGGGACCGGGCCGGGAGCGCCCCCCAGTGCTCCCAGTGCGGGAAGAGCTTCAGTGAACCGGAGATGCTCAAAAACCACGAGTGCTTTTTATAACATCTGATAATTGAGATTGACCatgattttttttggggggcggggggggttaAAAAGGGGAAATAAATCTCACCTACATTAGAGGTTGCTCCCTTACCATCAAATCTGAGACCAAGCTACCCCAGCCTAAAGTTGAAAATTAGAAATGAAATGTAAAGCTCTGACTAACTTAAACCAAGTCCCAAAAGGTGGTAATTCAGACTGATGTTGTGCTTTATTTatgtttctcaaatgtacattttatctttatattataaaacaagtattttcaCTTTGAAAACATCATTCATGGCTTTGTTTATCTTAACTTTATCGACAATGATAATAACAATTTGGTATTTTGTACTATTGGTTGGTTTTTCTGTATCCTCCATCAGGAATAAACATTAGACTTTATTCTGTGAGCGGCGATATCCTTGTATCTACTGTcagttttctgtgttctgtcaaaGAGTCATGAGCTGGCCACATCAATGAGTCACGAGCTGCTTAAAATGTGGACATGGACAGACCTATTTCTCTCAATCTTTCTGAATACTCCAGTGTAAAACCCCATTGTCGTAGGACTCTTGAGAATTGTGTCGTGACCTGTTTATATCCTATTGAAAATTGCTTTGACAAAATGGGTACAACTGTAGTCACTGTGGATACGTTGTTTGCTAAATCAGAACAACTTAGAATGTTGTCAGCCAGTAGGTGGAGTAAGCAATCTGGACACTAGGTGGCAGTAAAGCAACAAATTGATTAGGCCTCACTGAAAGTATTCTGACAATCCTGTTTCGACATGGACTTtagtgcagtggttcccaaccaggggtacgaGGATCCCTGGGGGTactttccacagggggtacttgaaaacactcatgacaccatagacttactagtgaaatgaacatgagggggtacttcaggggtactccaagcagtgcaaattctttttgggggtacagtagctgaaaaaggttgggagccactgcttTAGTGTAATGTTATTCACAAATTATTAGGTGATTTTCTGAAGGCGTAGCGTTTCTAGAGTTCTCActtttattattccaatttcTTCCACATGCTTCTGAGCTTAAACGCTAAAAGTTATCGACACAAAGCCAACTCTCAGATGTCTAGACTGCTGGTATTCGGATATCTTGGGACAATGGTTTTTATATCGTttttttaacataatatttAAACTAATGCCTTTCAATGGGTAACAAAGGAAACATACACTTGaacagtgacaaaaaaaaaacattttagacttCTCTCTTAAGCCAGAAGGACCAAACCAACATTGTTTCACATTTGACCTTCCCAACTTCAAAGTCTTAAAAGTTTTAATGTAGACAAGCTGACAAGCATGCCACATGTACTGTCGCTTGTCTTTTGTAgtctacattttaaaattatCCAGATAAGTCTCATACAGTTAATCTCTTTTGACATGAACCCACCCATTAACTTCAAACCAATCAAGTGAAATGGATATCTTTCCTTGTAGCTCTGTGGAGCCTGGTGAACCCACCCTGGAAACAacagtcaagtcatgtgaccaCCCCATCACCAATCAACTGGGTTAGATTCAAAGGAGCATGGCCTGTCACCATAAACAGAGAAGAGGGCAACAACTGTTAGAGTACCTCAGAATGAGTCCCTTTACAGTATATGTGCACTGGTGGACACAATATCTCTTTGATTCTGCTTCACTAAACATGAAAATAACTgccttcagccatttcatttaatattactaaGTTAAGATACTGTTGGCGATGTGTGTTCTTAGTGAAGAGCTACTACCAACCTCTATTTCCAAGTGTGTGGCGGATGATGTTATCCAGGTCCAACAGCAGCTGAGGGGCTAAGGCTCGCACCCTTGGGAGAGAAAGCTAAACTCTGCCCCTGGCAGTGGGCCAGCAGCCCACTCACTGggccagtcagacacacagccctgggtTATTTGTTTTTTGCGTTGCATCGGCCCTATTTGTCAAACAGCCCACCGTGAAAAGTTCCGGTGCCCCAGGTGGCCAGTCCGTCATCGTTCCATTCTGTTAATGTCTACTGAAACACAAACTTCAAAGTTCTTTACTAAATATGAGATATCATGTTGGAGAATCCCTTTATGAAAAAGGTCTCTTTTTTTGGTGAGCCTATTCACCTCTCATGAATAAATGcatacaaaatatgttttccgGCCCAAATTCAATTGTATTCAATTGTATTATGACGACCAAAACATTGTTAGGCATGGAGCGCCCTCTTATGATGTCACTATGTTGAACACCGAATTtgaatttagaaaataatttctgaAACATTATAGTTTATTCTGTAGTTGGCATTGTAGAGTGTGTATTCACATCTCTATCTTCATTAGCATAACTATTTATTTGATACATGTAATCTCGTTTATCGGGTGTTTTCTAGAAATAATTTAGAATTAAAGTGAAGATGCATCTCCAGTGCATTCACACATACTGGCTGCAGTCACACCTTAACGAGCAGGTAAGAAATGTAATCGAAATGTACTTGAAATCATGTACGCCTAGCTACATAAGAAATGATAATAAAAGGGGGAAAGGTGACCATACCTAAAGTTTGTATGTCTTCAGATAAATGGATTGTTAGCTCTCTAATCACTAGCTGTAGAGCTAATGGTGAGCTGTCTGACAAAGAAAGCTCATCAGACAGTTCCTGACTCCTGACAGGAACTACGATGAACTGCTCCCATACTTCACTGTCAATCATATGAGGAGATGGATCATCTCTAACACAAGGAAGGCCTTCCTGAAAGAGAGCTCGAAGTGGAGAAATGTCTCTCCAGACCAATCAAAAGGTGTGACTGGCTCTTGTTTAATTTCTGACCAATTCCAGTACTAGAGTAACACAGCTCAATGAGTATATTCAACCAGAAATTAAAAACGCCCCTATTTCTAAC
The window above is part of the Esox lucius isolate fEsoLuc1 chromosome 4, fEsoLuc1.pri, whole genome shotgun sequence genome. Proteins encoded here:
- the si:dkeyp-121d2.7 gene encoding zinc finger protein with KRAB and SCAN domains 1; protein product: MAHSVETFQTHLTSVMDSLIRASVCEITKLFQDTVNDYLVEISLNRKEMEALKLRLRLTENQLRNERKYGMGWAENRRNAGLILPEDGGRKKRKIEVPQAKQKLGLAFGGAWEEGGAPAGVVAGGGWKEAREKYLIHFPGEEEEQGDLLEEDEEEGCVSREGEEAANIKEESGDMMEGGYQPASLRLIKEALKMDPPNQNRHTGSRTHSEGDMELSPVAREALKRPPGMRPDEGGEEWDVGTPPTEVSEGGLSVEDLSGLETALRAERGREQAALRLPLASNHGSMTPDPEVVAGSKFSLGQKYIGLDGLEQEGELGSPRTSERVARLNEERVARLNEGQRALPGLAGGDLLPRCPKKPKDSEGRGEQGCSDEGPHHLSAPGSVDDSGEEETGDLVHFCTQCGGGFANEAELEDHPCPLGDAHLQGGGVQDTPFPCASCGHAFSHAWALKNHECVCAAERPHRCELCGKGFTHSRSLERHQVVHTGERPHQCQQCGRSFSRLGNLERHLRIHTGERPYGCDACGKRFSRVEYLKRHQLIHSGDRDRAGSAPQCSQCGKSFSEPEMLKNHECFL